In Cryptomeria japonica chromosome 10, Sugi_1.0, whole genome shotgun sequence, a genomic segment contains:
- the LOC131076722 gene encoding ubiquitin carboxyl-terminal hydrolase 23 codes for MLYNCEENTRGFERETTNFMDVDDDDEDEGTALVEFSPSSTPEFSPISRWNIPDFWNPNIGAGLRNMGNTCYMNSVLQCITYTVPLVEALRNCDHKIPCTIGGFCALCALRDIVELSLSSQGEVVEPTVLFENLGNMSSSFQKWQQEDAHDYLHSLLEDLDNCALGTGHFNPCSFFQGSSFVKKIFGGCLRSQVKCTHCCHCSNAFEPFIDLSLEIDEADSLTSALQSFTRVESIVPDFKYRCDNCHQNAPILKQFTISQPSDVLVIQLKRFANNGLFGCFGDKVQKMVAYPQVLDMEPFFSNPQQEKVEMKYELYAVLVHAGFSLNSGHYYCFVRSGYDEWYEMDDSQVIRATEGTVMRQQAYILFYFRKGSHWFSDSLNSKVKDESDFFGSPKSVLEETITSEESSRELSEADGSGTDCSDGIYSSVNPEMLSNGTTINGDTRLNNSHCSLNVDMRNSAVPVSSYMSNVESTSLKDTSEACTAHTFLGKPEPLRYCSEEKETNSGQDSGETKFSCLSVDTKSTRTSDIQVSGKKRLSPATSYLSRKKNKRWMGLGNGKFCYGAVSSLGRRGRAKSISPSCKARKSIIANFQKNAPEKTTFLDSDPVISEQKDQSTSI; via the exons ATGTTATACAATTGCGAAGAGAACACTCGCGGATTCGAGCGGGAGACCACGAATTTCatggatgtagatgatgatgaCGAAGACGAGGGCACGGCTCTGGTGGAATTTTCGCCCTCTTCAACCCCTGAATTCTCGCCTATTTCAAGATGGAACATCCCAGATTTTTGGAACCCTAATATT GGAGCAGGTCTCAGGAATATGGGAAATACGTGCTATATGAATTCTGTGTTGCAGTGCATTACTTACACGGTGCCGCTCGTTGAGGCACTTCGCAACTGTGATCATAAAATTCCAT GTACAATTGGGGGTTTCTGCGCCCTTTGTGCTCTTCGGGACATTGTAGAATTATCACTGTCATCACAAGGGGAAGTTGTAGAGCCCACAGTTTTGTTTGAAAATCTGGGCAACATGTCATCCTCTTTTCAGAAATGGCAGCAAGAAGATGCTCATGATTACTTGCATTCACTTCTTGAGGATTTGGATAACTGTGCCTTGGGGACAGGACATTTTAATCCATGCTccttttttcaaggaagtagttTCGTAAAGAAAATCTTTGGTGGTTGTCTCAGAAGTCAG GTGAAGTGCACACATTGTTGCCACTGCTCGAATGCATTTGAACCATTTATTGATTTGAGCTTGGAGATAGATGAAGCTGACTCCTTGACAAGTGCACTCCAGTCGTTTACCCGTGTAGAATCAATTGTTCCCGACTTCAAGTATCGTTGTGACAATTGCCATCAAAATGCACCAATTTTAAAACAGTTTACAATTAGCCAACCATCTGATGTCCTTGTAATTCAGTTGAAGCGTTTTGCCAACAATGGGCTGTTTGGGTGTTTTGGTGATAAAGTACAGAAAATGGTTGCATATCCTCAAGTCTTAGACATGGAGCCCTTTTTCAGTAATCCTCAACAAGAAAAA GTTGAAATGAAATATGAGCTTTATGCAGTACTTGTACATGCTGGATTTTCTCTAAATTCCGGTCATTATTACTGCTTTGTACGCTCTGGCTATGATGAGTGGTATGAGATGGATGATTCACAG GTGATAAGGGCAACCGAGGGAACTGTTATGCGTCAGCAAGCATACATTCTCTTTTATTTCCGAAAAGGTAGCCATTGGTTTTCGGATAGTTTGAATTCTAAAGTGAAGGATGAATCAGATTTCTTTGGTTCTCCCAAGTCTGTTCTAGAAGAGACGATTACAAGTGAAGAATCATCTCGTGAGTTGAGTGAGGCTGATGGTAGCGGTACTGATTGTTCAGATGGAATATATTCAAGTGTGAATCCTGAAATGTTATCCAATGGAACTACAATAAATGGTGATACTCGACTGAATAATTCTCATTGCAGTTTGAATGTTGACATGAGGAATTCTGCTGTACCTGTCTCATCATATATGTCTAATGTCGAGTCCACCAGTCTCAAAGACACTTCTGAAGCTTGCACGGCACACACATTTCTGGGAAAACCTGAACCTTTGAGATATTGTTCAGAAGAGAAAGAAACAAATAGTGGACAGGATTCTGGGGAGACTAAGTTTTCATGTTTGTCAGTGGATACAAAGAGTACAAGGACTTCGGATATCCAAGTTAGTGGTAAAAAGAGGCTCTCACCAGCGACGAGCTACCTGagtagaaagaaaaacaagagatgGATGGGGCTTGGAAATGGCAAATTTTGTTATGGTGCTGTATCTTCTCTTGGACGCAGAGGACGGGCTAAGAGTATCAGTCCATCATGTAAAGCCAGAAAGTCAATCATAGccaattttcaaaaaaatgcacCGGAGAAAACTACTTTCTTAGATAGTGATCCTGTCATCTCTGAGCAGAAAGATCAGAGTACCAGTATTTGA